In Paracoccus sp. TOH, a single window of DNA contains:
- a CDS encoding acetyl-CoA carboxylase carboxyltransferase subunit alpha: MTYLEFEKPLADLEGKAEELRVLASKGEGVDLEKEAAALDKKAEDMLRDLYKQLDPWRKTQVARHPERPHCRDYIGQLFTEYTPLAGDRAFGEDHAVMGGLARFHDKPCVVIGHEKGNDTKSRISHNFGMARPEGYRKAIRLMDIADRFRLPVITLVDTPGAYPGKGAEERGQSEAIARSTEKCLQIGVPLVSVIIGEGGSGGAVAFATANRIAMLEHSIYSVISPEGCASILWKDAEKMREAAHALKLTAQDLKKLEVIDRIIAEPLGGAQRAPAEAIAAVGEVISAMLGELEGKKPAELIKDRRQKFLHMGSKALG, from the coding sequence ATGACTTACCTGGAGTTCGAGAAACCCCTTGCCGATCTTGAAGGCAAGGCCGAGGAACTGCGCGTCCTGGCAAGCAAGGGCGAGGGCGTCGATCTGGAAAAAGAGGCCGCCGCCCTCGACAAGAAGGCCGAGGACATGCTGCGCGACCTCTACAAGCAGCTCGATCCCTGGCGCAAGACACAGGTGGCCCGCCATCCCGAACGGCCGCATTGCAGGGATTACATCGGCCAGCTCTTTACCGAATACACGCCGCTGGCCGGCGACCGCGCCTTCGGCGAGGATCACGCGGTCATGGGCGGACTCGCCCGCTTCCACGACAAGCCCTGCGTGGTCATCGGCCATGAAAAGGGCAACGACACCAAGTCGCGCATCAGCCACAATTTCGGCATGGCCCGTCCCGAGGGCTATCGCAAGGCGATCCGGCTGATGGACATCGCCGACCGCTTCCGCCTGCCGGTGATCACCCTGGTCGACACGCCCGGCGCCTATCCCGGCAAGGGCGCCGAGGAACGCGGCCAGTCCGAGGCCATCGCCCGCTCGACCGAGAAATGCCTGCAGATCGGCGTGCCGCTGGTCTCGGTCATCATCGGCGAGGGCGGCTCGGGCGGTGCCGTGGCCTTCGCCACCGCCAACCGCATCGCCATGCTGGAACATTCGATCTATTCGGTGATCTCGCCCGAGGGCTGCGCCTCGATCCTGTGGAAGGATGCCGAGAAGATGCGCGAGGCCGCCCATGCGCTGAAGCTGACGGCGCAGGATCTGAAGAAGCTCGAGGTGATCGACCGCATCATCGCCGAACCGCTGGGCGGCGCCCAGCGCGCCCCGGCCGAGGCCATCGCCGCCGTGGGCGAGGTGATCTCGGCCATGCTGGGCGAGCTCGAGGGCAAGAAACCGGCCGAGCTGATCAAGGATCGCCGGCAGAAATTCCTGCACATGGGCTCCAAGGCCCTGGGCTAG
- a CDS encoding molybdenum cofactor biosynthesis protein MoaE, whose protein sequence is MSARVQTEPFDLAAELAGFGAGAGAIVTFSGLVRDEGGRLVALEIEHYPGMTEKALQAYGEEAARRFDLGDWRILHRHGRLAVGEPIMMVATAARHRGAAFAAAEYLMDWLKSRAPFWKREIGPDGAGAWVEARDEDEKSLARWQG, encoded by the coding sequence ATGTCCGCCCGCGTCCAGACCGAACCTTTCGACCTTGCCGCCGAGCTGGCCGGCTTCGGCGCCGGCGCCGGGGCGATCGTCACCTTCTCGGGCCTGGTGCGCGACGAAGGCGGCCGGCTGGTGGCGCTGGAGATCGAACACTATCCCGGCATGACCGAAAAGGCCCTGCAGGCCTATGGCGAGGAAGCCGCGCGCCGCTTCGATCTCGGCGACTGGCGCATCCTGCATCGCCATGGCCGGCTGGCGGTGGGCGAGCCGATCATGATGGTCGCGACCGCCGCCCGGCATCGTGGCGCCGCCTTCGCGGCGGCGGAATACCTGATGGACTGGCTGAAATCCCGCGCGCCGTTCTGGAAGCGCGAGATCGGCCCCGATGGCGCCGGCGCCTGGGTCGAGGCCCGGGACGAGGACGAGAAGTCGCTGGCCCGGTGGCAAGGCTGA
- the moaD gene encoding molybdopterin converting factor subunit 1, with the protein MPLDVLWFAWLRERVGQPRESIETEAATVRELVAELAGMDQWHAAALADLAAVRVAVDQELADLDAPLAGAREVAFFPPMTGG; encoded by the coding sequence ATGCCGCTTGACGTGCTCTGGTTCGCCTGGCTGCGCGAGCGCGTCGGCCAGCCCCGCGAAAGCATCGAGACCGAGGCCGCGACCGTGCGCGAGCTGGTCGCCGAACTGGCCGGCATGGACCAGTGGCACGCGGCGGCACTGGCCGACCTCGCCGCGGTGCGCGTCGCCGTGGATCAGGAACTGGCCGACCTGGACGCGCCGCTGGCCGGCGCGCGCGAGGTCGCCTTCTTCCCGCCGATGACCGGGGGCTGA
- the pgsA gene encoding CDP-diacylglycerol--glycerol-3-phosphate 3-phosphatidyltransferase gives MRWTLPNILTVLRLAAAPLVPLMFFFLTRPFADFAALALFLVAAITDWFDGYLARAWGQESRFGAAMDPIADKAMVIIAVVVITGYSGMNPWLILPSTVILFREVFVSGLREFLGDQSRLLKVTKLAKWKTTAQMVAIAVLFLGTGLNYYETGHPPLVGETSLPWSDSWSDLATQFGLLLIWLAAVLTAITGWDYFAKARPYLRDDHAA, from the coding sequence ATGCGCTGGACCTTGCCCAATATCCTGACCGTTCTGCGACTTGCGGCCGCGCCGCTGGTGCCGCTGATGTTCTTCTTCCTCACCCGGCCCTTTGCCGATTTCGCGGCGCTGGCGCTGTTTCTGGTCGCCGCCATCACGGATTGGTTCGACGGTTACCTCGCCCGCGCCTGGGGGCAGGAAAGCCGATTCGGCGCCGCCATGGACCCGATCGCCGACAAGGCCATGGTGATCATCGCCGTCGTGGTCATCACCGGCTATTCCGGCATGAACCCCTGGCTGATCCTGCCCTCGACGGTGATCCTGTTCCGCGAGGTCTTCGTCTCGGGCCTGCGGGAGTTCCTGGGCGACCAGTCGCGGCTCCTGAAGGTCACGAAGCTGGCCAAGTGGAAGACCACCGCGCAGATGGTCGCCATCGCCGTGCTGTTCCTCGGCACCGGGCTGAACTATTACGAGACCGGCCACCCGCCGCTGGTGGGCGAGACCAGCCTGCCCTGGTCCGACAGCTGGTCGGACCTGGCGACACAGTTCGGGCTGCTGCTGATCTGGCTTGCCGCGGTGCTGACCGCCATCACCGGCTGGGACTATTTCGCCAAGGCCCGGCCCTATCTGAGGGACGACCATGCCGCTTGA
- a CDS encoding metal-binding protein ZinT, with protein sequence MPGKTIRHIGALLAAALLLTAGQAAAQGNAGGDHAHDHGHDHAHAHDDAIDKGHFEDAQIRARALSDWEGDWQSVYPLLTDGTLGPVMAHKAEHGGKSAEDYRAYYETGYKTDVDRITIKGDSVTFHRGGEAVRGRYAGDGHEILTYKAGNRGVRYVFSKVGGEEAAPRFIQFSDHAIAPVKAGHYHLYWGDDRVALLKEVSNWPTYYPSALSKQQIVAEMLAH encoded by the coding sequence ATGCCAGGAAAGACGATCAGACATATCGGCGCGCTGCTGGCGGCGGCGCTGCTGCTTACCGCCGGGCAAGCGGCGGCGCAGGGGAATGCGGGCGGCGATCACGCGCATGACCATGGCCACGACCATGCCCACGCGCATGACGATGCGATCGACAAGGGCCATTTCGAGGATGCCCAGATCCGCGCCCGCGCGCTGTCCGACTGGGAGGGCGACTGGCAGTCGGTCTATCCGCTGCTGACGGACGGCACGCTGGGTCCGGTGATGGCCCACAAGGCCGAGCATGGCGGGAAAAGCGCCGAAGACTATCGCGCCTATTACGAGACCGGCTACAAGACCGACGTGGACCGCATCACCATCAAGGGTGACAGCGTGACCTTCCACCGCGGCGGCGAGGCGGTTCGGGGGCGCTATGCCGGCGACGGGCACGAGATCCTGACCTATAAGGCCGGCAATCGCGGCGTGCGCTACGTCTTCAGCAAGGTCGGGGGCGAGGAGGCGGCGCCGCGGTTCATCCAGTTCAGCGATCACGCCATCGCGCCGGTCAAGGCCGGGCATTATCACCTCTACTGGGGGGACGACCGCGTGGCCCTGTTGAAAGAGGTCAGCAATTGGCCGACCTATTATCCTTCGGCGCTGAGCAAGCAGCAGATCGTCGCGGAGATGCTGGCGCATTGA
- the uvrC gene encoding excinuclease ABC subunit UvrC, translating into MTDSTPEKRPEKTGQTLIQDYLRTLDGSPGVYRMLDAQGAVLYVGKARNLRARVSNYARGSGHSARIARMIRETCSMMFLTTRTETEALLLEQNLIKQLKPRYNVLLRDDKSFPNILVAKSHPFAQIKKHRGAKAEKGDYYGPFASAGAVNRTLNQLQRVFLLRSCTDATFSSRTRPCLLYQIKRCSAPCVGRIGLEEYNGLVADAELFLQGKTTRIQADLAREMAEAAEAMEYERAAALRDRIKALTAVQAVQAINPRGVPEADVIALHMEGGQACVQVFFIRGNQSWGNRDFYPRLNGVESADEVMQAFLAQFYDGKVPPRLILLSHGIEDPDLMTEALSEKAGRKVALGVPQRGEKAELVENALRNARESLARRMSESAAQQRLLEGLTEAFDLPAVPQRIEIYDNSHIQGTNAVGGMVVAGPEGWIKSQYRKFNIKGTEITPGDDFGMMKEVLTRRFSRLLKEDPDRQTDIWPDLLLIDGGAGQVSAVHQIMADMGVEDIPMIGVAKGEDRDHGKEEFHRHGQRPFALRMNDPVLYFVQRLRDEAHRWAIGTHRAKRAKATMANPLDEIAGIGAARKRALLQHFGSAKAVSRAGLADLVAVEGISESMAQKILDHFHKG; encoded by the coding sequence ATGACCGATTCCACCCCAGAAAAGCGGCCGGAAAAGACCGGCCAGACGCTGATCCAGGATTATCTGCGGACGCTCGACGGCTCGCCGGGGGTCTATCGGATGCTGGATGCGCAGGGGGCGGTGCTTTACGTCGGCAAGGCGCGGAACCTCCGGGCCAGGGTCTCGAACTATGCGCGCGGCAGCGGGCATTCGGCGCGCATCGCCCGGATGATCCGCGAGACCTGCTCGATGATGTTCCTAACCACGCGCACCGAGACCGAGGCGCTGCTGCTGGAACAGAACCTGATCAAGCAGTTGAAGCCGCGCTACAACGTGCTGTTGCGCGACGACAAGTCCTTCCCGAATATTCTGGTCGCCAAGTCGCATCCCTTCGCGCAGATCAAGAAGCATCGCGGCGCCAAGGCGGAAAAGGGCGACTATTACGGCCCCTTCGCCAGCGCCGGGGCGGTGAACCGGACGCTGAACCAGCTGCAGCGGGTGTTCCTGCTGCGCAGCTGCACCGATGCCACCTTCTCCAGCCGCACCCGGCCCTGCCTGCTTTACCAGATCAAGCGCTGCAGCGCGCCCTGCGTCGGCCGCATCGGGCTGGAGGAATATAACGGCCTGGTCGCCGATGCCGAACTGTTCCTGCAGGGCAAGACCACCCGCATCCAGGCCGACCTGGCGCGCGAGATGGCCGAGGCTGCCGAGGCGATGGAGTACGAACGCGCCGCCGCCTTGCGCGACCGCATCAAGGCGCTGACCGCCGTGCAAGCGGTGCAGGCCATCAACCCGCGCGGTGTGCCCGAAGCCGACGTGATCGCGCTGCACATGGAGGGCGGGCAGGCCTGCGTGCAGGTCTTCTTCATCCGCGGCAATCAAAGCTGGGGCAACCGCGACTTCTATCCCCGGCTGAACGGCGTGGAATCGGCCGACGAGGTGATGCAGGCCTTCCTGGCGCAGTTCTACGACGGCAAGGTGCCGCCGCGGCTGATCCTGCTGTCGCATGGCATCGAGGATCCCGACCTGATGACCGAGGCGCTGTCGGAAAAGGCCGGGCGCAAGGTCGCGCTTGGTGTCCCGCAGCGCGGCGAAAAGGCCGAGTTGGTGGAAAACGCCCTGCGCAACGCCCGCGAGAGCCTGGCCCGCCGCATGTCGGAAAGCGCCGCGCAGCAGCGGCTGCTGGAGGGGCTGACCGAGGCCTTCGACCTGCCCGCCGTGCCGCAGCGCATCGAGATCTATGACAACAGCCACATCCAGGGCACCAATGCCGTGGGCGGCATGGTCGTCGCCGGCCCGGAGGGCTGGATCAAGAGCCAGTATCGCAAGTTCAACATCAAGGGCACCGAGATCACCCCCGGCGACGATTTCGGCATGATGAAAGAGGTGCTGACCCGCCGCTTCTCGCGCCTGCTGAAAGAGGATCCAGACCGCCAGACCGACATCTGGCCCGACCTTTTGCTGATCGACGGCGGCGCCGGGCAGGTTTCGGCGGTGCATCAGATCATGGCGGACATGGGGGTCGAGGACATCCCGATGATCGGCGTCGCCAAGGGCGAGGACCGCGACCACGGCAAGGAAGAATTCCACCGCCACGGCCAGCGGCCCTTCGCGCTGCGCATGAACGACCCGGTGCTGTATTTCGTCCAGCGCCTGCGCGACGAGGCGCATCGCTGGGCCATCGGCACCCACCGCGCCAAGCGGGCCAAGGCCACGATGGCGAATCCGCTGGACGAGATCGCGGGCATCGGTGCGGCCCGCAAGCGGGCGCTGCTCCAGCATTTCGGCAGCGCCAAGGCGGTCAGCCGCGCCGGGCTTGCCGATCTGGTCGCGGTCGAGGGCATCAGCGAATCCATGGCGCAGAAGATCCTGGACCATTTCCACAAGGGATAG
- a CDS encoding SDR family oxidoreductase, with translation MTALITGGARRLGKAMALYLARRGHDIALHYHASAEEARATAAEIRALGVGVEILHADLLDPDQTETLVPRAQAALGPLTVLVNNASIFEYDNIRTASRQSWGRHIGSNLQAPFILTQGFAAQAPKADHSSAEPLAQGLIVNMIDQRVLKPTPEFMTYSVAKAGLWWLTRTTAQALAPDIRVNAIGPGPTVQGLRQSDSHFANQRAATILQRGAGPEDVCAALGYLLDAPSVTGQLICVDGGQHLAWRTPDVLGVE, from the coding sequence GTGACCGCGCTGATCACCGGCGGCGCCCGCCGGCTGGGCAAGGCCATGGCGCTTTACCTGGCCCGGCGCGGCCACGACATCGCCCTGCATTACCACGCCTCGGCCGAGGAGGCCCGGGCCACCGCCGCCGAGATCCGCGCGCTTGGCGTCGGGGTCGAGATCCTGCATGCCGACCTGCTGGACCCCGACCAGACCGAAACGCTGGTGCCGCGCGCCCAGGCCGCGCTGGGACCGCTGACGGTGCTGGTGAACAACGCCTCGATCTTCGAATACGACAATATCCGCACCGCCAGCCGGCAAAGCTGGGGCCGGCATATCGGCTCGAACCTGCAGGCGCCCTTCATCCTGACCCAAGGCTTCGCCGCCCAGGCCCCCAAGGCCGATCACAGCAGCGCCGAGCCGCTGGCGCAGGGGTTGATCGTCAACATGATCGACCAACGGGTGCTGAAGCCGACCCCGGAATTCATGACCTATTCCGTGGCCAAGGCCGGGCTGTGGTGGCTGACCCGGACCACGGCCCAGGCCCTGGCGCCGGATATCCGCGTCAATGCCATCGGCCCCGGCCCGACCGTGCAGGGGCTGCGCCAGTCCGACAGCCATTTCGCCAACCAGCGCGCCGCCACCATCCTGCAGCGCGGCGCCGGCCCCGAGGATGTCTGCGCCGCCCTGGGCTATCTGCTGGACGCGCCCTCGGTCACCGGCCAGCTGATCTGCGTCGATGGCGGCCAGCATCTGGCCTGGCGCACGCCCGACGTGCTGGGGGTGGAATAG
- a CDS encoding S49 family peptidase, protein MRIPFLNRPATVAVLRLQGAIGVAGRGGPGLSDAALAPLLERAFKRRKPLAVALALNSPGGSPVQSSLIGARLRRLSEEHDVPVHAFVEDVAASGGYWLACSADHIWADASSVLGSIGVISSGFGFVELIQRHGIERRVHTAGRSKSMLDPFRPQTPEDVERLNRLLGPIHEAFKEQVRARRGNRLAEDRDLFTGEIWTGREAVELGLADGIAHLVPKMRELYGEKIRFLTYGQRVPLLRRFGLSADELLGSVEERAAFSRFGAGRG, encoded by the coding sequence ATGAGAATTCCTTTCCTGAACCGCCCGGCCACTGTCGCCGTCCTGCGCCTGCAAGGCGCCATCGGGGTCGCCGGCCGCGGCGGGCCCGGCCTGTCCGATGCCGCGCTGGCACCGCTGCTGGAACGCGCCTTCAAGCGCCGCAAGCCGCTGGCGGTCGCGCTGGCGCTGAACTCTCCCGGCGGCTCTCCGGTGCAGTCCAGCCTGATCGGCGCCCGCCTGCGCCGCCTGTCCGAGGAGCATGACGTGCCCGTTCACGCCTTCGTCGAGGATGTGGCGGCCTCGGGCGGCTACTGGCTGGCCTGCAGCGCCGATCACATCTGGGCCGATGCCAGCTCGGTCCTGGGCTCGATCGGGGTGATCTCCTCGGGCTTCGGCTTCGTCGAGCTGATCCAGCGCCACGGCATCGAGCGGCGCGTGCATACCGCCGGCCGCTCGAAGTCGATGCTGGACCCGTTCCGCCCCCAGACGCCCGAGGATGTGGAGCGGCTGAACCGGCTGCTGGGTCCGATCCACGAGGCTTTCAAGGAGCAGGTGCGCGCCCGCCGCGGCAACCGCCTGGCCGAGGATCGCGACCTGTTCACCGGCGAGATCTGGACCGGCCGCGAGGCGGTCGAACTGGGGCTGGCCGACGGCATCGCCCATCTGGTGCCGAAGATGCGCGAGCTTTACGGCGAGAAGATCCGCTTCCTGACTTATGGCCAGCGCGTGCCGCTGCTGCGGCGCTTCGGTCTTTCGGCGGATGAGCTGCTGGGCTCGGTCGAAGAGCGCGCGGCGTTCTCGCGCTTCGGGGCGGGCCGCGGATGA
- a CDS encoding PfkB family carbohydrate kinase yields MTIYNLGSINIDHVYRLQALPRAGETLHARSYTQGLGGKGANQSVAAARAGARVVHLGATGAGDGWVLDRLAAAGVETSAILRLADIATGHAIILVEAGGENSIILHGGANLALPADLPGRAGLGPGDILLIQNETNLQAEAAALARRAGAQVIYSAAPFEIAALRAVLPHVSILAVNAIEARDTFAAFGEDLPVEALLITRGAEGAEFRDLRSGQVWHQPAFAVQAVDTTGAGDCFAGWFAAGLSRGEDPPTALRHAAAAAALQVTRRGAGDAMPGRAEVLDFLKARG; encoded by the coding sequence ATGACGATCTACAATCTCGGCTCGATCAACATTGATCATGTCTATCGTCTGCAGGCCCTGCCGCGCGCCGGCGAAACGCTGCACGCCCGCTCCTATACCCAGGGCCTGGGCGGCAAGGGCGCGAACCAGTCCGTTGCAGCGGCGCGGGCCGGGGCCAGGGTCGTGCATCTGGGTGCCACGGGCGCCGGCGACGGCTGGGTGCTCGACCGCCTCGCCGCCGCGGGGGTCGAGACCTCGGCCATCCTCCGGCTCGCGGACATTGCCACCGGCCATGCCATCATCCTGGTCGAGGCCGGAGGCGAGAATTCCATCATCCTGCATGGCGGCGCGAATCTTGCCCTGCCCGCCGACCTGCCGGGCCGCGCCGGTCTGGGCCCCGGCGACATCCTGCTGATACAGAACGAAACCAACCTGCAGGCCGAGGCCGCGGCGCTGGCCCGCCGGGCCGGGGCGCAGGTGATCTATTCCGCCGCGCCCTTCGAGATCGCGGCGCTGCGCGCCGTGCTGCCGCATGTTTCGATCCTGGCGGTGAACGCGATCGAGGCCCGCGACACCTTTGCCGCCTTCGGCGAGGATCTGCCGGTCGAGGCGCTGCTGATCACCCGCGGCGCCGAGGGCGCCGAATTCCGCGATCTGCGCAGCGGCCAGGTCTGGCACCAGCCGGCCTTCGCCGTGCAGGCGGTGGACACCACCGGCGCCGGCGACTGTTTCGCCGGCTGGTTCGCCGCCGGCCTGTCGCGCGGCGAGGATCCGCCGACCGCCCTGCGCCATGCCGCTGCCGCCGCCGCGCTGCAGGTGACCCGCCGCGGCGCCGGCGACGCCATGCCCGGCCGCGCCGAAGTGCTGGACTTCCTGAAAGCGCGGGGCTGA
- the petB gene encoding cytochrome b — translation MAGIPHDHYEPKTGFERWLHRRLPVVGLIYDTIMIPTPKNLNWWWIWGIVLAFCLVLQIATGVVLVMHYTPHVDLAFASVEHIMRDVNGGYMLRYLHANGASLFFFAVYIHIFRGLYYGSYKAPREVTWIVGMLIYLAMMGTAFMGYVLPWGQMSFWGATVITGLFGAIPGIGESIQTWLLGGPAVDNATLNRFFSLHYLLPFVIAALVIVHIWAFHTSGNNNPTGIEVRRASKEEAQKDTLPFWPYFVIKDLFALAVVLVVFFAVVGFMPNYLGHPDNYIEANPLATPAHIVPEWYFLPFYAILRAFTADVWLVQLVNWLSFRIIDAKFFGVIAMFGAILVMALVPWLDTSRVRSGQYRPLFKWWFWLLAVDFVVLMWVGAMPAEGIYPYIALFGAAYWFGYFLVILPLLGIIEKPLPMPQTIEEDFNAHYGPATHPAE, via the coding sequence ATGGCCGGTATTCCCCACGACCATTACGAGCCCAAGACGGGTTTCGAGCGCTGGCTGCATCGCCGCCTCCCCGTCGTCGGCCTGATCTACGACACCATCATGATCCCCACCCCCAAGAACCTGAACTGGTGGTGGATCTGGGGCATCGTGCTGGCATTCTGTCTGGTGCTGCAGATCGCGACCGGCGTGGTGCTGGTCATGCATTACACGCCGCATGTCGACCTGGCCTTCGCCTCGGTCGAGCACATCATGCGCGACGTGAACGGCGGCTACATGCTGCGCTACCTGCATGCCAACGGCGCCTCGCTGTTCTTTTTTGCCGTCTATATCCACATCTTCCGCGGCCTCTATTACGGCTCCTACAAGGCCCCGCGCGAGGTGACCTGGATCGTCGGCATGCTGATCTACCTGGCGATGATGGGCACTGCCTTCATGGGCTACGTGCTGCCCTGGGGCCAGATGTCCTTCTGGGGCGCCACGGTGATCACCGGCCTGTTCGGCGCCATTCCCGGCATCGGCGAGTCGATCCAGACCTGGCTGCTGGGCGGCCCGGCGGTGGACAATGCCACGCTGAACCGCTTCTTCTCGCTGCACTATCTGCTGCCCTTCGTCATCGCCGCGCTGGTGATCGTCCATATCTGGGCCTTCCACACCAGCGGCAACAACAACCCGACCGGCATCGAGGTGCGCCGCGCCTCGAAGGAAGAGGCGCAGAAGGACACCCTGCCCTTCTGGCCCTATTTCGTGATCAAGGACCTGTTCGCGCTGGCCGTGGTGCTGGTGGTGTTCTTCGCCGTCGTGGGATTCATGCCGAACTATCTCGGCCATCCCGACAACTATATCGAGGCGAACCCGCTGGCGACGCCGGCCCATATCGTGCCGGAATGGTATTTCCTGCCCTTCTACGCCATCCTGCGCGCCTTCACCGCCGATGTCTGGCTGGTGCAGCTGGTGAACTGGCTGTCCTTCCGCATCATCGACGCCAAGTTCTTCGGCGTGATCGCCATGTTCGGCGCCATCCTGGTCATGGCGCTGGTGCCGTGGCTTGACACCTCGCGCGTGCGCTCGGGGCAGTACCGGCCGCTGTTCAAGTGGTGGTTCTGGCTGCTGGCCGTGGATTTCGTGGTCCTGATGTGGGTTGGCGCCATGCCGGCCGAGGGCATCTACCCCTATATCGCGCTGTTCGGCGCGGCCTATTGGTTCGGCTATTTCCTGGTGATCCTGCCGCTGCTCGGCATCATCGAGAAGCCGCTGCCCATGCCGCAGACCATCGAGGAAGACTTCAACGCCCATTACGGGCCCGCAACCCATCCTGCCGAGTAA
- the petA gene encoding ubiquinol-cytochrome c reductase iron-sulfur subunit produces the protein MSHADEHAGDHGTRRDFLYFATAGAGAVAAGAATWTLVNQMNPSADVQALASIQVDVSGVETGTQLTVKWLGKPVFIRRRTEEEIQKGREVQLGDLIDQNAENANKPGEPATDQNRALDEAGEWLVMIGVCTHLGCVPIGDGAGDFGGWFCPCHGSHYDTAGRIRKGPAPQNLHIPVAEFVNETTIKLG, from the coding sequence GTGTCCCACGCAGACGAACACGCAGGTGACCACGGCACCCGGAGGGACTTCCTCTACTTCGCGACCGCCGGTGCCGGCGCCGTTGCGGCCGGAGCCGCGACCTGGACCCTTGTCAACCAGATGAACCCCTCGGCCGATGTCCAGGCGCTTGCCTCGATCCAGGTCGATGTCAGCGGCGTCGAGACCGGCACCCAGCTGACGGTGAAATGGCTCGGCAAGCCCGTGTTCATCCGCCGCCGCACCGAGGAAGAGATCCAGAAGGGCCGCGAGGTGCAACTGGGCGACCTGATCGACCAGAATGCCGAGAATGCCAACAAGCCCGGCGAGCCCGCCACCGACCAGAACCGCGCGCTCGACGAGGCCGGCGAATGGCTGGTGATGATCGGCGTCTGCACCCATCTGGGCTGCGTTCCGATCGGCGACGGCGCCGGCGATTTCGGCGGCTGGTTCTGCCCCTGCCACGGTTCGCACTACGATACGGCCGGCCGCATCCGCAAAGGCCCGGCACCGCAGAACCTGCACATCCCCGTTGCCGAATTCGTCAACGAAACCACCATCAAGCTGGGCTGA
- the radC gene encoding DNA repair protein RadC has translation MDPNRAFHEAPLPLFSAAPSAAGDETPLAGGTALAPGSRPPSYIADHRARLRDRFMQGGAGAMPDYELLELVLFRAIPRQDVKPLARRLLDRFGDFNRVLSAPPARLAEVSGVGQAVMQELKIVEAAAQRLARSRVMHRPVLTSWDALLDYCHTAMAHREIEQFRVLYLDRKNVLIADEEQARGTVDHVPVYPREIMRRALELNASALILVHNHPSGDPTPSQADIAMTGRIAAAAEVMGIAVHDHLIIGKARELSFRSEGLL, from the coding sequence ATGGACCCGAATCGCGCCTTTCACGAAGCACCGCTGCCGCTGTTCTCCGCCGCCCCGAGCGCTGCGGGGGACGAGACGCCGCTTGCCGGAGGCACCGCCCTGGCACCCGGCAGCCGCCCGCCCAGCTATATCGCCGATCACCGCGCCCGGCTGCGCGACCGCTTCATGCAGGGCGGGGCCGGGGCGATGCCGGATTACGAATTGCTGGAATTGGTGCTGTTCCGCGCCATACCCCGCCAGGACGTGAAGCCGCTGGCGCGGCGGCTGCTCGACCGGTTCGGCGATTTCAACCGGGTGCTCTCGGCCCCACCCGCGCGGCTGGCCGAGGTCTCGGGCGTCGGCCAGGCGGTGATGCAGGAGCTGAAGATCGTCGAGGCGGCAGCGCAGCGCCTGGCGCGCTCGCGCGTCATGCACCGCCCGGTGCTGACCAGCTGGGACGCGCTGCTGGACTATTGTCACACCGCCATGGCGCATCGCGAGATCGAGCAGTTCCGCGTCCTGTACCTGGACCGCAAGAACGTGCTGATCGCGGACGAGGAACAGGCGCGCGGCACCGTCGACCATGTCCCGGTCTATCCGCGCGAGATCATGCGCCGGGCGCTGGAGCTGAATGCCAGCGCGCTGATTCTGGTTCACAACCATCCCTCGGGCGATCCGACGCCCTCGCAGGCCGACATCGCCATGACCGGCCGCATCGCCGCCGCGGCCGAGGTGATGGGAATCGCCGTTCACGACCATCTGATCATCGGCAAGGCCCGCGAACTGAGCTTCCGCAGCGAGGGGCTGCTTTAG